From a region of the Pedosphaera parvula Ellin514 genome:
- the tmk gene encoding dTMP kinase, protein MKKGLLISFEGTEGCGKSTQISLLTERLRALGHVIRMVREPGGTPIGEEIRYTLKHSVKNHAMTSEAELLLMNASRAQLVREVLRPALEAGEIIVCDRYYDSTTAYQGYGRGLDLKLVQAVIDFAVGDTRPDLTLLLRVPPEVSAARLASRQATLPFIRDRIEEADQSFFNRVSQGYEALATAHPERIQTIDASSSVQNVSDSIWSRVKPLLG, encoded by the coding sequence ATGAAAAAGGGACTGCTAATATCCTTCGAAGGAACCGAAGGTTGCGGTAAATCAACGCAAATCAGCCTGCTCACCGAACGCCTGCGCGCTCTCGGTCACGTCATCCGAATGGTGCGGGAACCTGGCGGCACACCCATTGGCGAAGAGATTCGTTACACGCTTAAACATAGCGTGAAAAATCACGCCATGACCTCAGAAGCAGAACTTCTGCTCATGAACGCCAGCCGTGCCCAACTGGTTCGTGAAGTTCTCCGCCCCGCCTTGGAAGCCGGTGAAATCATTGTCTGCGATAGATACTACGATTCCACCACCGCCTATCAGGGCTACGGCAGGGGCCTTGATTTGAAACTGGTGCAGGCCGTCATTGACTTTGCAGTGGGAGATACCCGTCCCGACCTTACCCTGCTGTTGCGCGTTCCACCCGAAGTCAGCGCCGCCCGTCTTGCCTCACGTCAGGCCACCCTGCCCTTCATTCGTGACCGCATCGAAGAGGCTGACCAGTCATTCTTCAACCGAGTCAGCCAGGGCTACGAAGCACTTGCCACGGCCCATCCCGAACGCATCCAAACCATCGATGCCTCTTCAAGTGTCCAGAACGTCAGCGATTCCATTTGGAGCCGGGTCAAGCCACTTTTGGGATAG
- a CDS encoding DUF1573 domain-containing protein, which produces MKKRRLSFLLSIFGILLITLCVTRTCSSQPHDPLAWDAESKEYVAGTNETHARLFFCLTNVSSKEVVITDVATSCGCTVATIPSKPWKIPPKEIGRIDVAIDLRGKTGTITKEVSVASPTAAKLLTVSATIPSGYGGGMTPAMGDRLRNQESAAANRQSIFRNNCASCHLVPAFGKSGAKLYTAACAICHDSPHRATMVPDLHHLNKDTNADYWRQWITHGKDGTLMPGFAATDGGPLDDEQINSLVDYMGTFSKPASTNTPPSAVRKNQSRN; this is translated from the coding sequence ATGAAGAAGCGCAGACTTTCTTTTTTGCTTTCGATCTTCGGCATTCTTCTTATCACGCTTTGCGTAACAAGAACATGTTCGAGCCAGCCCCATGATCCGTTGGCCTGGGATGCAGAATCAAAGGAGTATGTTGCGGGCACGAACGAAACTCATGCTCGCCTCTTCTTTTGCCTGACTAATGTTTCTTCGAAAGAGGTCGTCATTACGGATGTTGCCACCTCTTGTGGGTGCACCGTGGCGACCATTCCGAGCAAGCCATGGAAGATTCCGCCCAAGGAAATCGGAAGGATCGACGTCGCGATCGATTTACGCGGAAAAACTGGAACCATCACAAAAGAGGTCAGTGTCGCTTCTCCGACAGCCGCCAAGCTGCTTACAGTGAGCGCCACCATTCCCAGCGGATATGGTGGAGGCATGACACCCGCGATGGGGGATCGACTGCGCAACCAGGAATCAGCCGCCGCGAACCGGCAATCAATTTTCAGAAATAACTGTGCCAGTTGCCATCTTGTCCCTGCGTTTGGCAAATCCGGCGCGAAGCTTTACACCGCTGCCTGCGCGATTTGCCATGACTCCCCACATCGCGCCACCATGGTTCCGGACTTGCATCATCTTAACAAGGACACCAACGCCGATTACTGGCGGCAATGGATCACCCATGGTAAAGACGGGACTTTAATGCCGGGATTCGCTGCCACCGATGGCGGTCCATTGGATGACGAGCAAATCAATTCGCTCGTCGATTACATGGGAACCTTTTCCAAACCCGCCAGTACCAACACGCCGCCCAGTGCAGTCAGAAAGAACCAATCACGTAATTAA